The Osmerus eperlanus chromosome 20, fOsmEpe2.1, whole genome shotgun sequence DNA segment TATACTAAGTAACGCATACAAACATTGTATTAGCACTGTATTTGCTTTGCCAGTGATGTTGATATTGGAGGAAATATAACCTCTGTAGAGTCTGGGGATTGACCAAAAGCACATCCCTAGCAAGATGTAAAAGAGCATTGACAACTCTGATGTCAACATAAGCTACCCAAGGTTTGAAATTCAGAGAAGGAGTATCTAAGGTATGGTCCCCAAACAGACGAACCAGTTTCTCTGCTAACTGTAGTATGAGTATCAGATTACAATGGGACACAGACTGACTCACTCTCAGTTTAGAGAAAACTGTGAATAGAAATGTGAAACTCCTTTACGTGACCTCCTTCTGAATCAGGCATTTATATTGTTCCCACGACTGCTCAGTGCATATAATGGCACCATAAAAAACAGACTGTTGAACCCTACAAAACTTTGAACACAGAAATAAAGACAGAACATGGAACAGGACAGGTTTAGTGAGAAGGGCTGAGCAGGAGGAAGTCATTGTGGATTATGGGTCCAGCATGGGAGGAGTCGTGTGATGCAAGTTACAGGAGGTTTTTCACATTAAATTTAGGCAATTTCTCTGACGCATATCTCTTATCTTTGCAGGTATCTgtatgtatggatgtgtgtgtgtgtgttacccatgCATGTCTGTGAGCCAAGGAAATAGTCAAGGTAAACTACGGGTCATAAGGAAGGTCAAATTGATTTAAACTTATGAGTCTCTGGCTAAAGATTATACACACCACACCCTCATCCacaaggacagagaggaagatggtACACTTGTTAAAAATAAATCAAAAGGCCAGTGTACTCTGGTCTACCAGCATGGGCTGTAGCTGAGGTGTTCCTTCATTAACACCCCGTAACATTAAGGGGTTATTCATCCCCCAATTCCTAGCATCTTCTCCACCTTAATTCACATCTGTGGAAAATGTATACAAATGTATACATGGAACCCACTTCTTCCTTAAGTAAACTTTTACCCTTAACAGGTAAAAGTTTAGTCGACTGTGTCCTGCTTGTGGACTGGTGACTTATTCACAAGCTCACACAGACTCCAGAGCTTTGGGTCACCACGGATACTTGTTGCTAACAGCATCACACAGGCTAAGGAACACACTATAGTCATTATAGTCACACAAACATAGCGACCCTGGGGGAAGAGGACAATGTAATACACCTCATTGTCTCTTCAGTGTCAAGGCTAATTCCATTCATCTTTAGCCTTggtttgtatttgtttgttaGTTAGGCATGCAAGTCACTTGCTAGTCAATAATTTGCTTAGGATGGCAGCCAGTAAGTCTTGGTTGAATGAACAACACCTGTGGCCTTAAGTATAAAAGTCTTAATGCAGAGACTGGTGATGTGGACAAACCCAGATGACCAGGAAAAAGCCCTTGTAATGCTTGACCTTAAGGGAGTGACCTTATTTGGACAGGAATGCAGTGTCCAGTGAATACACAACATCAACTCTTGATAACAGTAATGCATTACAGGCTATTACACTAACAATTTCCTGTTTCTGACTAAGCAGGGATGGAGACCACGAACACCCATTCATGGAACCCACTTCTTCCTTAATAAACGTGTTGAACCATGAGTAGGCCTACCTGTGGCATACAAACAGGTAGTACATAATTTACATGAGATTTATTGTTGAGTACAGCCCATTCAGAGCCGTTTAAAGCATTCAACTTGACTATTTGCAAAGcaaaaccattttttttttacacaaggcAGCGCCCGTGTGGTTGTATGTTTAGACTTCGAATAGGCTACATCCTAGTTATGAGACACTGCGGCTCGTCAGTGGATATAAGGCTATGTCGCCTACTGGTAAGCCTGGGAAGGCACACAATCAATGCAAACCCCAAAACCCTCTAAGTGACATGAGTCCTCTTAGACACCACCGTGCCAACATCATATTCAGGATGCGACCTTTATAAATCCACACTGAGAATAGCCCAGCAAAATCTCGCTAGTGCTGTATTACATAAAATGTAATTGACCATATCTACTAAATGTCCTaatttcattcaaatttggCTCTAACCAACTGAACTCACGCCAATGTTGCCATTGTGTCTACCTACTGGACTAGCACCACTGTGTTTCATACTGTGTAAACTGGTGTGTCCTATTGTGCATGTGCTGGTTGTCTGTTGTTGTTTGTAGACTTATTGATTATCGAACTTTGAGTAGCATAGCAAACTTGCTGAAATCATGATTAGCAATTCTAAAATTGATCCAAcatcataaatacattttaatatgATTATTTAACCGTTGAGAGACTAATTGCAAGTAAGAATTTAATTGTTCTGTGTATACATGTAGgcatacaataaaaaaaagagtGAGTCACGAGGTAACGTGTCGGAGGGCGTAATAATTCAAGTGTCCCATGTCCGCATCTTAATTGATCAAGGTTAACCGCTAATATAGCACAAAACAACGGCttgtgatgtcaaacaatgataTGATATACTCACCATACTCCGAGCTATCCTCTTGTTTTTTGCCCATGTTTTCGcctgttctcttcctcccttaaCCAAGAAAAGAAATAGGCCTACCTGAAAAACGAAATCTCCTAACTACTAATCGATAATAGAATGTAAAAGTAGGCTACTTGCTAACCCTGTTTGGGGACGCAACTAAAGTTGTTCTGTAGaaaatctctcctcctccctcctgtaacTAGGTAGTGACATCACAAATGCACCTGTTGAGGATGTGCACCTGTAGCGCTGGCTGGAGCTTCCCCGCCCAGTATTATATAATCCCGTATTGCCATGTATCCCATTATTGCCCTCTACCGTGGGATACAGAAACTGACAGAAATATATGAACCACCTTACTGCCATCCTctatcagtaaaaaaaaatatcgtGCCTTTCTATTCTAGTGAAGGTTTGCCAAGGCAACAAAACCAAGTCTGTGTTTTATAGAAAATGTATAGAACAAAGATCATCCCATTCCACAGCCAATTTATACTCAAATTTATTACATATTGAacaaaacaaatgcatgtatatataaaaaaaaacatgaagcaGACATACTGAATATTGCCTTAATGCAACCCCTAGTTTCATAATGTAATGAGTTTCACAGCAGTGGACTGATGTGTTCCTGTATTGTTCCATAAAATATCCTGCGCTATTTGGCACAGCAAAAACCTTAGCACAACTGGTATTTCATAGTATAGCTGTGCAACTTAATGATTTTTCTTGCAAAAGAGCAGAGCACCATTACAGTAAAGATATACTGTATTTATTGTCCTAGTCTTTCACGTCCCGTACAAAGGTATGAAGGCCTCACTTGTGCGATTCATCTAAACAGTAActgcacacactgacagataATTTAAAGTAACATGACAAAATAGCTAACAGAACATGCTACAGGCCACAAGCGATGCCTAGGAGTTTCCTAGCATTGTAAGCCCAAGGTCAGATCCTGATTCTGGGCAAGCCTCCAGCCGTGCAAGCCTGCTTTGCTCCAAGGCGATGGCCTCTGCAGAGTGTTTGCATTTTTCTGATCCACACTGGCAGGTGAAGTATTTGCTCTTAATATCCCAAAATCGGTCTCCATAGTCGAACCTATAAAACACAAGGGTAAAAATATTAACATGCAAAGAAAGTTCTAGTCCTGGCTTCAAACTTTTTAAAACGCAGTACTGAAGACTGTCCTTAATAATATGAATTTGGACAGGATAAATATAAGGAGGATGCAAAGAcgctataaaaaataaatacaacaaaAGTTCTTATCCCTGATTGAGCCTTGGAGCCTGGACTTTTGGGGTCATGGGCATCGGTTCTGTTTGTTGGAAACTTGAGGAACATATACTCCACCTATGTTGGGTGTACTGGGCCAGCCTTACCCTAACTCCTGCCCTGTGAGGATGTCCCGCGAGCTGAAGAAGGCGATGCGGGGGAAGCGCAGGTCCTGGTGCAGCATGAACACTCGCACCGGGATGATGTTGGGGTCGCACAGGTGGTTGATAAAACGGCTGATGTTGCCATAGTAACGAGCATCAATGCAGTACACCTCCCCGTCctgtggagggaggcagagggttggtgagagagaaaaaaatatgcCGCTAAATGTCTTATTTCAACGTCTCTGTGTGAAAACATGAGGTGTGTTAGGTCTTGtttgtgttggaaaacacaccGATTAGGACATAAAGCCTTACCTTGTTGTCCAGGTCGAAGAGATACGAGTCGTCTTCCCTTACATCAGCCTCTGCATCAGAGATCAGCTCCCCAACATATCTATGGAGAGACGGATGAGAGACCATAAATAAAACAGCTATTCCCAAGGATCAACAAAAAGTACATATGCATGTATGCTGggataacaaacacacatgcgtgcacgcacacacacttactcgcAGATGAAGCTTCCCTGGGGGATGTCTTGTAAAGCCCGTACCCCCCAGCCCATCTTCTCTGTCCGGTATAACTGCAGACGCACTCTGAGATAGagatatatatatgaatatatatatgagagagagagagagagagagagagagagagagagagagagagagagagagagagagagagagagagagagagagagagagagagagagagaaaggatgtaGGTAGGAGGTAAGATTGAGCATGTGTCAtaatgagtgtgtgagtttatCATACAGAGAGTGCTAAGTGGATAGGTGAGAGAGTAAAAGGAAAGAAGAGACAGAGCctgcatgcgtgcatgtgtcATACAGGGCATTAACAGCCCAGCTCTTACTTAATGCCAGCCTGCACCACCCTGTTCTTGCAGGTGCGGTAGCAGGAGCAGGCCAGGTTACACTCAAATATGAGAGGAGGCTCGATCTTGTTAAACTCCTGCAACAACCGCTGGTCCTAGAGAATAGAGTCATAACAAAGCCCACATTAGATAAGACAGACAAATAGATGCATACATAAGGACGTTCCCATACGTCACACAGCAGAAAATGACACAGCAgttaagcaaaacaaaccatacAACAAATGATACACAACGTATGCACAGAAGGACGAGCATAACACGTGAACCAATCACTGACGAGCTTGGTTAACTGTCCGTAGGATCAGGGGCGACACTCACCTTGTCATACCAGCAGCGGATGCTGAGCTGTCCACACAGGCAGTTACTGGAGGAGCAGTCATCTGTGCAGCTGCAGTGCTGGGAGGACAGGACCAAGGGAAGCACGTGTCATGCATTCATTCTGCCATTTTCCCTTTGGGGATGGGTCAAGTACCTATCTATCGATGTCCTTGATAAAAGGATTCAAAGAGAGAAGCGTGCGTTCCACCTGCAAGTGTGTAATGTTGCGGTCGATGTTCATGGCTGAGGTCTCACAGTTCTCCGAGACGTATTTGTAATCGGAGGGGCAGCCCTCGTCATCCACGGCGTTCACACAGGGGATGGGCACGTTCTCATAGCCCTGGGCCACGTCACTATGGGgacaggagaaagggagggaccgTTAAAACTGCCATTAttggaagagagggaaaaaaaggttATCTTTTGGTTCCCCGGCTGTCTGTTTTGGATTGGCTCGGCAGCACCGGCTTAGAGGAAAAAACAACCGACCTGCAGATGATCTTCTCCGTTCGAAGCATGCGATTGGCTATCCCCCTCCGCAGCTTCCTGTTAATCTGGAGCGACACCCAAACTGGCGAATCAGGACGCGCCAAGGTGAGAGGCGTGTCCCCTTCCCTGTTCATAATGTCGATGTCGGCCCCCCTGGACAGAAAGAGCCTGAGaggcaggagacaggaagtcagacagcAGCTTACAGACCAGACCtgagagaaaaaataaatacgcAGGCACATAGCTCTGAACCCTACATTCACAACACATGCTGGATGAATCAGTTGGACCCGTTGTGTGCCACCCGAGTCCACCCTCAGTGAGAACGAACCGACAGTCTGATCAACTGACGGCACCGAGGGGAATGCTCGCGTCACTTGGCACTACCAACTGAGCCCGGCTAAACCGCAGCGCTCCTTCTCCATTAGACGTGTGGGACCATATGGACGTGATTGACGTGCGCGAGGACCACTCACGTGACACACTCGAGGAAGCCCTCCCTGGCGGCGATGTGGAGGGGCGTGTCCCCGTGCATGTTGACGGAGGTGAGCGGACACCCGGCGTTCAGCACCAGCTCAGCGATCTCCACGCTGCCCGCGAACGACGCCCAGTGGAGACACACGTTCGTCTCCTGCccagggatggatggaaggagggggagagagagaggcacacacacagacaatgaaaTCGTACATTTTCAAATTAGTAAGCACCTTCTCTGCCGTCCTCACCCATGATTAAAACAGAACAGCCTTGTGAATGAGAGCAGAGTTTGTCTTCTGCCCATTCATCACACAGTTGCCTTTCAGTCAGGCCAGACAGAGACTGACCTTGTCCTTGATGGTGACGTCAGCTCCTCTGTTGAGCAGGGCTCGGATGACCTCCACGTGTTTGTGCTCTGCAGCCCAGATGATGGGGGTCCAGCCTCCACTGtcctggaggggggaagaggggggggggggggcatagagGGCAACACTGAGCTTATTAAGTCTATGACACGTTGTTGCTATAGCAATCAATATTAAGACCcaacagagaggaagaagggaagttGTTGCAGGTAGTCAGGAAAGAATCATATCTACGTCTGATTTACTGACAGAGGAATACGTATAGCACTTTTTATAGTCTGATTTAAGAGGATAACAGAATCAAATACTTATATATTCTATtataaaatatacatttataACATCACATTGCACGGAGACACATGAAGCACAGTGCAGGCGAGACTGAGAAACACATTGAGACAGAGtgataaaacaaacacacacatacacactgacttGTTTGACGCTGCCACCCTGTCTAGAGCCCAAGACCGTTCCCCACTCGCTCTCCCCCACCTGTGCGTTTATATCCACCTGTCCCGTCTCCAGCAGCAGGGTTACGATGTCCAGACTGCCCCGCTTGGCCGCATGGTGCAGCCCAGTGTAGCCATCCTCCTCCTGGacaacagggggagggagagaggagaggaaggagaagagatggggagagatgagaggggggggggatataatGCCAGAATGGAAGACAGGAtacaaagaagaaaagaagtAAAGCAGAATGGGAGAGAGTAGGGTGAGGGTGTTATTTCAGGTAGCAAAATCTCCTGATGTGATCCCCTGTGTAGCATTACAGCAGTGCTAGCGGGAGTTCGCTTTTGAACTTAAGTAGCGgtcccccaggtgtgtgtgtgtgtgtgtgtgcgcgtgtgtcagaGGACTCACCGTGTGATAGACAGAGGCTCCACTCTGCACCAGGTACCTGGCCACCTCCACGTGGTCGTTGACTATGGCCTCCAAGAGTGGCGTCCTCATGGCTTTGTCCTGGGCGTCTACTTTAGCGCCCGCCTGCAAGCACAGACAACAAACACAGACGTTACTGTGGTTTGGCACCTCACACACCATCGGGCAACACAGGAAGTGGCAGAAATACTCCCATACAGGTtcccatttttgttttgtttttcattttgtGTCTGTCAAAATGTGTCATTTTGATGATAGGATGATAATACAGGGTGTAGATGAGGAGGCCCCAGACCTGCACGAGCATGTAGCAGACCTCCAGCAAGCCTCTCTGGGCTGCGGcgtggagagcacagcgcctgTTCTGCGAGTCAGCCTGGTAGGCTGGGTCTATCCCatccactggcacacacacacataatggatGAGTTAGTATCACACTGAAACCTAGGCTGGTGTTCATGATCAGGAAGGGATCTGGAAGGCACTCACTGAGCATGAGCAGAACTCTCTGCACCTCCCCCTGCTTGGCGGCTGGGTAGAGCTGGCGGGGGTGGAACCTCAGTTTCTTCCTcctggccaatcacagagaagAGCAGCAGCACATTAATTTAGAACTCCATCCGAAATATCGACAGCAGTGAGGCATTAAtataggggggggggacatcatCCCAAAGTTCCTAGAAGTCAAGTCTTTGAGTGACCAAATAATTCCAACAAATCCAAATAATCTCCTACCGTTCTGTGTCCTGGGTGAGAAACGCCTTCTGTAGCGCCGCCCTGCTGGGCCCTGGCGGAAGAGCGCTGGGGCAGACAGGCTTGCCGTTgggcaggcagagggagggtcCCACACTGtctactccccccaccactGGGAGGGGCGCCCCCTCTGGAGAGGCTGATCCTGGAGGCGGCTGGGGGTTCGGCTGCAGCTCAGAGTCCTGCTTCACCACCCCACGCCCACGCATCCGGGCACTGAGGTGGGAGAGTCGGGGGAAGGGGTTGGGAGGtaggggcggaggagagagagagttaggatGGCGAGACAGGGTATAGTACGGGAAACCCAAACTAAACCTGCCCCGTCAGGAACCACACCTGAAATCGAaacccctcatcccctctttcATCCCTCCGTCGACCACTCACTCACCTGACGGGGCCCTCGGGCCTCTTCCCGTTCTTCACGGCCCCCGTGGACGCAGCCAGGGAGAGGGCGGAGGGGACGGCGGGCGGGATGGACGGCGTTGTGGTCGAGGAGGCCGAGGTGGTCACCACCGATGCGGCGGCGGCTGTTGccgaggcggagggagggatggtgaccTCCTGGGCCTCGGAGGCGTCCTCGCCACAGTGGGGGCAGAAGAGCATGCCCGTGCCCATGCCCCTGGCACGCCCACcccccagcacagacacacaccccctgTGGAAGCGATGGGCAATGCGCTGGTCTGGACAGCACTCCAGGAAGGTGCCCTAAAAGGGGATGGTACAGGGGATGTCATGGTTAGGATTTCAACATATTGTTGTGAATCACTTGTGAatccctttggataaaagcacctgctcaacatgcacacatgttcacatgtaaatgtaaacatgacaACCCCAGAACGCCTCATGGATAAATGATGGAGACTGATTCTTGAATTTAGAGAAGTTTATACCTGTTTAGTGACAGAGTGGACAGAGTGTTTTTGCATAGTAAAGAGCAGAAAGCTGTGACAGGTCTTACCGCTATGCAGAAGTATCCACAGCCAGGGCAGCAGTGGTGTTTGACCATGTGCGACCGGTGACTCTCACACAAAACCAGGAGGGACACTCGACTGGACGGACGCATGGTCTCCCTCTTCATGATGACATTGGTACAGCCCACCaactgagagacacagagggagaccaAATGTAACCACTTTAAAGGGGGACGCGTAGATCGA contains these protein-coding regions:
- the ehmt2 gene encoding histone-lysine N-methyltransferase EHMT2 isoform X5, whose translation is MGELASLLPLQQLDKVGTKAVEESERLASPSSCTSVREATGQAAKTSTCPSLLALSSSSSASSLLSSSPLSSASSSPLVRAKMSVSGPGSSKALLLPPSSSPPLVSAPPTKVHRARKTMNRPPMSQMRCIESPIVPVQPSEPTISFTTDNDTAKRRRLGLASETTPEKAENVLEKEKKTNHVAHGKGMELVATATSGQRRNWLEGADEEELLSYKRHTRDDTGNKSENGAVVKRLHEGGLEESDLCDTRATSLQQPADCDPKRRGQGSKGRSESPWTHPGRGKGRERTEGVETVGGSAAATPGGNSDYTEVPLGALDISAADSLPLSPHHEGSDGGETERLEELPLCSCRMEAPRVDGANQQANRQCMATESINGELVGCTNVIMKRETMRPSSRVSLLVLCESHRSHMVKHHCCPGCGYFCIAGTFLECCPDQRIAHRFHRGCVSVLGGGRARGMGTGMLFCPHCGEDASEAQEVTIPPSASATAAAASVVTTSASSTTTPSIPPAVPSALSLAASTGAVKNGKRPEGPVSARMRGRGVVKQDSELQPNPQPPPGSASPEGAPLPVVGGVDSVGPSLCLPNGKPVCPSALPPGPSRAALQKAFLTQDTERRKKLRFHPRQLYPAAKQGEVQRVLLMLMDGIDPAYQADSQNRRCALHAAAQRGLLEVCYMLVQAGAKVDAQDKAMRTPLLEAIVNDHVEVARYLVQSGASVYHTEEDGYTGLHHAAKRGSLDIVTLLLETGQVDINAQVGESEWGTVLGSRQGGSVKQDSGGWTPIIWAAEHKHVEVIRALLNRGADVTIKDKETNVCLHWASFAGSVEIAELVLNAGCPLTSVNMHGDTPLHIAAREGFLECVTLFLSRGADIDIMNREGDTPLTLARPDSPVWVSLQINRKLRRGIANRMLRTEKIICSDVAQGYENVPIPCVNAVDDEGCPSDYKYVSENCETSAMNIDRNITHLQHCSCTDDCSSSNCLCGQLSIRCWYDKDQRLLQEFNKIEPPLIFECNLACSCYRTCKNRVVQAGIKVRLQLYRTEKMGWGVRALQDIPQGSFICEYVGELISDAEADVREDDSYLFDLDNKDGEVYCIDARYYGNISRFINHLCDPNIIPVRVFMLHQDLRFPRIAFFSSRDILTGQELGFDYGDRFWDIKSKYFTCQCGSEKCKHSAEAIALEQSRLARLEACPESGSDLGLTMLGNS
- the ehmt2 gene encoding histone-lysine N-methyltransferase EHMT2 isoform X3, translating into MQSENMSASEESIKESAESDEVVNKCEVKRPTTTDKGDAGDTAAVSTDKTGTMGELASLLPLQQLDKVGTKAVEESERLASPSSCTSVREATGQAAKTSTCPSLLALSSSSSASSLLSSSPLSSASSSPLVRAKMSVSGPGSSKALLLPPSSSPPLVSAPPTKVHRARKTMNRPPMSQMRCIESPIVPVQPSEPTISFTTDNDTAKRRRLGLASETTPEKAENVLEKEKKTNHVAHGKGMELVATATSGQRRNWLEGADEEELLSYKRHTRDDTGNKSENGAVVKRLHEGGLEESDLCDTRATSLQQPADCDPKRRGQGSKGRSESPWTHPGRGKGRERTEGVETVGGSAAATPGGNSDYTEVPLGALDISAADSLPLSPHHEGSDGGETERLEELPLCSCRMEAPRVDGANQQANRQCMATESINGELVGCTNVIMKRETMRPSSRVSLLVLCESHRSHMVKHHCCPGCGYFCIAGTFLECCPDQRIAHRFHRGCVSVLGGGRARGMGTGMLFCPHCGEDASEAQEVTIPPSASATAAAASVVTTSASSTTTPSIPPAVPSALSLAASTGAVKNGKRPEGPVSARMRGRGVVKQDSELQPNPQPPPGSASPEGAPLPVVGGVDSVGPSLCLPNGKPVCPSALPPGPSRAALQKAFLTQDTERRKKLRFHPRQLYPAAKQGEVQRVLLMLMDGIDPAYQADSQNRRCALHAAAQRGLLEVCYMLVQAGAKVDAQDKAMRTPLLEAIVNDHVEVARYLVQSGASVYHTEEDGYTGLHHAAKRGSLDIVTLLLETGQVDINAQDSGGWTPIIWAAEHKHVEVIRALLNRGADVTIKDKETNVCLHWASFAGSVEIAELVLNAGCPLTSVNMHGDTPLHIAAREGFLECVTLFLSRGADIDIMNREGDTPLTLARPDSPVWVSLQINRKLRRGIANRMLRTEKIICSDVAQGYENVPIPCVNAVDDEGCPSDYKYVSENCETSAMNIDRNITHLQHCSCTDDCSSSNCLCGQLSIRCWYDKDQRLLQEFNKIEPPLIFECNLACSCYRTCKNRVVQAGIKVRLQLYRTEKMGWGVRALQDIPQGSFICEYVGELISDAEADVREDDSYLFDLDNKDGEVYCIDARYYGNISRFINHLCDPNIIPVRVFMLHQDLRFPRIAFFSSRDILTGQELGFDYGDRFWDIKSKYFTCQCGSEKCKHSAEAIALEQSRLARLEACPESGSDLGLTMLGNS
- the ehmt2 gene encoding histone-lysine N-methyltransferase EHMT2 isoform X1 → MQSENMSASEESIKESAESDEVVNKCEVKRPTTTDKGDAGDTAAVSTDKTGTMGELASLLPLQQLDKVGTKAVEESERLASPSSCTSVREATGQAAKTSTCPSLLALSSSSSASSLLSSSPLSSASSSPLVRAKMSVSGPGSSKALLLPPSSSPPLVSAPPTKVHRARKTMNRPPMSQMRCIESPIVPVQPSEPTISFTTDNDTAKRRRLGLASETTPEKAENVLEKEKKTNHVAHGKGMELVATATSGQRRNWLEGADEEELLSYKRHTRDDTGNKSENGAVVKRLHEGGLEESDLCDTRATSLQQPADCDPKRRGQGSKGRSESPWTHPGRGKGRERTEGVETVGGSAAATPGGNSDYTEVPLGALDISAADSLPLSPHHEGSDGGETERLEELPLCSCRMEAPRVDGANQQANRQCMATESINGELVGCTNVIMKRETMRPSSRVSLLVLCESHRSHMVKHHCCPGCGYFCIAGTFLECCPDQRIAHRFHRGCVSVLGGGRARGMGTGMLFCPHCGEDASEAQEVTIPPSASATAAAASVVTTSASSTTTPSIPPAVPSALSLAASTGAVKNGKRPEGPVSARMRGRGVVKQDSELQPNPQPPPGSASPEGAPLPVVGGVDSVGPSLCLPNGKPVCPSALPPGPSRAALQKAFLTQDTERRKKLRFHPRQLYPAAKQGEVQRVLLMLMDGIDPAYQADSQNRRCALHAAAQRGLLEVCYMLVQAGAKVDAQDKAMRTPLLEAIVNDHVEVARYLVQSGASVYHTEEDGYTGLHHAAKRGSLDIVTLLLETGQVDINAQVGESEWGTVLGSRQGGSVKQDSGGWTPIIWAAEHKHVEVIRALLNRGADVTIKDKETNVCLHWASFAGSVEIAELVLNAGCPLTSVNMHGDTPLHIAAREGFLECVTLFLSRGADIDIMNREGDTPLTLARPDSPVWVSLQINRKLRRGIANRMLRTEKIICSDVAQGYENVPIPCVNAVDDEGCPSDYKYVSENCETSAMNIDRNITHLQHCSCTDDCSSSNCLCGQLSIRCWYDKDQRLLQEFNKIEPPLIFECNLACSCYRTCKNRVVQAGIKVRLQLYRTEKMGWGVRALQDIPQGSFICEYVGELISDAEADVREDDSYLFDLDNKDGEVYCIDARYYGNISRFINHLCDPNIIPVRVFMLHQDLRFPRIAFFSSRDILTGQELGFDYGDRFWDIKSKYFTCQCGSEKCKHSAEAIALEQSRLARLEACPESGSDLGLTMLGNS
- the ehmt2 gene encoding histone-lysine N-methyltransferase EHMT2 isoform X2 codes for the protein MQSENMSASEESIKESAESDEVVNKCEVKRPTTTDKGDAGDTAAVSTDKTGTMGELASLLPLQQLDKVGTKAVEESERLASPSSCTSVREATGQAAKTSTCPSLLALSSSSSASSLLSSSPLSSASSSPLVRAKMSVSGPGSSKALLLPPSSSPPLVSAPPTKVHRARKTMNRPPMSQMRCIESPIVPVQPSEPTISFTTDNDTAKRRRLGLASETTPEKAENVLEKEKKTNHVAHGKGMELVATATSGQRRNWLEGADEEELLSYKRHTRDDTGNKSENGAVVKRLHEGGLEESDLPADCDPKRRGQGSKGRSESPWTHPGRGKGRERTEGVETVGGSAAATPGGNSDYTEVPLGALDISAADSLPLSPHHEGSDGGETERLEELPLCSCRMEAPRVDGANQQANRQCMATESINGELVGCTNVIMKRETMRPSSRVSLLVLCESHRSHMVKHHCCPGCGYFCIAGTFLECCPDQRIAHRFHRGCVSVLGGGRARGMGTGMLFCPHCGEDASEAQEVTIPPSASATAAAASVVTTSASSTTTPSIPPAVPSALSLAASTGAVKNGKRPEGPVSARMRGRGVVKQDSELQPNPQPPPGSASPEGAPLPVVGGVDSVGPSLCLPNGKPVCPSALPPGPSRAALQKAFLTQDTERRKKLRFHPRQLYPAAKQGEVQRVLLMLMDGIDPAYQADSQNRRCALHAAAQRGLLEVCYMLVQAGAKVDAQDKAMRTPLLEAIVNDHVEVARYLVQSGASVYHTEEDGYTGLHHAAKRGSLDIVTLLLETGQVDINAQVGESEWGTVLGSRQGGSVKQDSGGWTPIIWAAEHKHVEVIRALLNRGADVTIKDKETNVCLHWASFAGSVEIAELVLNAGCPLTSVNMHGDTPLHIAAREGFLECVTLFLSRGADIDIMNREGDTPLTLARPDSPVWVSLQINRKLRRGIANRMLRTEKIICSDVAQGYENVPIPCVNAVDDEGCPSDYKYVSENCETSAMNIDRNITHLQHCSCTDDCSSSNCLCGQLSIRCWYDKDQRLLQEFNKIEPPLIFECNLACSCYRTCKNRVVQAGIKVRLQLYRTEKMGWGVRALQDIPQGSFICEYVGELISDAEADVREDDSYLFDLDNKDGEVYCIDARYYGNISRFINHLCDPNIIPVRVFMLHQDLRFPRIAFFSSRDILTGQELGFDYGDRFWDIKSKYFTCQCGSEKCKHSAEAIALEQSRLARLEACPESGSDLGLTMLGNS